One genomic segment of Manis javanica isolate MJ-LG chromosome 7, MJ_LKY, whole genome shotgun sequence includes these proteins:
- the INA gene encoding alpha-internexin codes for MSFGSEHYLCAASSYRRVFGESSRLSSRLSGAGGAGSFRSQSLSRSNVASSAACSSAPSLGLGLAYRRPPATDGLDLSQAAARTNEYKIIRTNEKEQLQGLNDRFAVFIEKVHQLETQNRALETELSALRQRHAEPSRVGELFQRELRELRAQLEEASSARSQALLERDGLAEEVQRLRARCEEESRGREDAERALKAQQRDVDGATLARLDLEKKVESLLDELAFVRQVHDEEVAELLATLQASSQAAAEVDVAVAKPDLTSALREIRAQYESLAAKNLQSAEEWYKSKFANLNEQAARSTEAIRASREEIHEYRRQLQARTIEIEGLRGANESLERQILELEERHGAEVASYQDSIGQLENDLRNTKSEMARHLREYQDLLNVKMALDIEIAAYRKLLEGEETRFSTSGLSISGLNPVPNPGYLLPPRILSSTTSKVSASGLSLKKEEEEEEASKVASKKTSQIGESFEEILEETVISTKKTEKSNIEESTISSPKM; via the exons ATGAGCTTCGGCTCGGAGCACTACCTGTGCGCCGCCTCCTCCTACCGCAGGGTGTTCGGAGAGAGCTCTCGCCTGTCCTCGCGCCTCTCCGGCGCTGGTGGCGCGGGTAGCTTCCGCTCGCAGTCGCTGTCCCGCAGCAATGTGGCCTCTTCGGCCGCCTGCTCCTCGGCCCCGTCCCTCGGCCTGGGCCTGGCCTACCGCCGGCCTCCAGCAACCGACGGGCTGGACCTGAGTCAGGCTGCGGCGCGCACCAACGAGTACAAGATCATCCGCACCAACGAGAAGGAGCAGCTGCAGGGCCTCAACGACCGCTTCGCGGTGTTCATCGAAAAGGTGCACCAGCTGGAGACGCAGAACCGCGCGCTGGAGACCGAGCTTTCCGCGCTGCGGCAGCGCCACGCCGAGCCGTCGCGCGTTGGCGAGCTCTTCCAGCGCGAGCTGCGCGAGCTGCGCGCGCAGCTGGAGGAGGCGAGCTCGGCGCGTTCGCAGGCCCTGCTGGAGCGGGACGGGCTGGCGGAGGAGGTGCAGCGCTTGCGGGCGCGTTGCGAGGAGGAGAGCCGGGGGCGCGAAGACGCCGAGCGCGCCCTGAAGGCGCAGCAGCGCGACGTGGACGGTGCCACGCTGGCCCGCCTCGACCTGGAGAAGAAGGTGGAGTCGCTGCTGGACGAGCTCGCCTTCGTGCGCCAGGTGCACGACGAGGAGGTGGCCGAGCTGCTGGCCACGCTGCAGGCGTCGTCGCAGGCCGCCGCCGAGGTGGACGTGGCTGTGGCTAAACCAGACCTGACTTCGGCGCTGCGGGAGATCCGCGCCCAGTATGAGTCCCTGGCCGCCAAGAACCTGCAGTCGGCCGAGGAGTGGTACAAGTCCAAGTTCGCCAACCTGAACGAGCAGGCGGCGCGCAGCACCGAGGCCATCCGGGCCAGTCGCGAGGAGATCCACGAGTACCGGCGCCAGCTGCAGGCACGCACCATCGAGATTGAGGGGCTGCGCGGAGCCAACGAGTCTTTGGAGAGGCAGATCCTGGAACTGGAGGAGCGGCACGGTGCTGAGGTGGCCAGCTACCAG GATAGTATTGGGCAGCTGGAGAATGATCTGAGGAACACCAAGAGTGAGATGGCACGCCACCTTCGAGAATACCAGGACTTGCTCAATGTCAAAATGGCTCTTGACATTGAAATAGCTGCTTACAG GAAACTGCTGGAAGGCGAAGAGACACGTTTTAGCACTAGTGGATTGAGCATTTCAGGGCTGAATCCAGTTCCCAATCCAGGTTATCTGCTCCCACCTAGAATCCTCAGTTCTACAACCTCCAAAGTCTCAGCCTCTGGGCTGTCtctgaagaaggaggaggaggaggaagaagcttCTAAGGTAGCCTCTAAGAAAACCTCCCAGATAGGGGAAAGTTTTGAAGAAATATTGGAGGAGACAGTAATATCTactaagaaaacagagaaatcaaaTATAGAAGAAAGCACCATTTCAAGCCCCAAAATGTAA